In the Bacillus shivajii genome, one interval contains:
- the opp4C gene encoding oligopeptide ABC transporter permease has protein sequence MAAIEAQREAELEKKAKKQSPWAIARRKLFRNKLAMISILFLITVTILSFLAPVLSPFDPARVDPINRNVPPGGDFLLGTDNAGRDIYTLLLYGGRTSLTIGFSCMIAVVTIGTIVGSISGYYGGWVDAVLMRFTDFVMNFPFLVFVIVLASIFREAGIWALIAVISLLGWTGAARVVRSKTMSEKENEYVMAAISIGGTPFKVIRKHVLPNVMTTIIVQATLLLAVMIVAETALSFLGFGVPTGTPSWGNMMSPAGQPHVIRTMWWIWVPPSLAIVFTILSINFIGEGLKDAFNPKSAR, from the coding sequence ATGGCAGCTATAGAAGCTCAACGTGAAGCAGAATTAGAAAAAAAAGCAAAAAAACAGTCTCCGTGGGCCATTGCCCGAAGAAAATTGTTTCGAAATAAATTGGCGATGATAAGTATATTATTTTTAATAACAGTTACCATTTTGTCCTTTCTTGCTCCAGTATTAAGCCCTTTTGATCCAGCAAGAGTGGACCCTATTAACCGAAATGTACCTCCTGGAGGAGATTTCCTATTAGGTACAGACAATGCAGGCAGGGATATTTATACACTATTACTTTATGGAGGTAGAACCTCTTTGACAATTGGTTTTAGTTGTATGATTGCTGTTGTTACTATAGGGACAATTGTAGGATCAATTTCTGGTTATTATGGTGGATGGGTTGATGCTGTATTAATGCGTTTTACAGACTTTGTCATGAACTTCCCGTTCTTAGTATTTGTTATCGTATTAGCTTCAATTTTCAGAGAAGCAGGTATTTGGGCGTTAATTGCTGTAATCAGTTTACTCGGTTGGACTGGAGCAGCCAGGGTTGTTCGAAGTAAAACAATGTCAGAAAAAGAGAATGAGTATGTTATGGCGGCAATTTCAATAGGTGGAACACCGTTTAAAGTCATTCGAAAGCACGTTCTCCCTAATGTCATGACAACAATTATTGTACAAGCTACATTATTATTAGCCGTGATGATCGTAGCAGAAACAGCATTAAGTTTCTTAGGATTTGGTGTACCTACGGGAACGCCAAGTTGGGGGAATATGATGTCACCTGCTGGTCAACCACACGTTATCCGTACGATGTGGTGGATATGGGTGCCGCCTTCATTAGCAATTGTCTTTACGATTTTGTCTATCAACTTTATTGGTGAAGGCCTAAAAGATGCCTTTAACCCTAAATCTGCAAGATAA
- a CDS encoding BCCT family transporter, translating into MNNKNLIDWPTFIGALAILILVAVPLIAVPEFGDMAVSAANTFVTYNFGVLYLIIGMVLFIFLITIAFSQYGRIVLGKKGAEPEFNTLTWAAMLFAAGIGSSVLYWGTIEWAFYYQWPPFGVEPGTREAIQWAVTYGIFHWGPIAWAIYCLPALPISYFFYVRKRPVLKVSEACRPVLKKYADGPVGTIVDVLFMFGLLGGAGTTMALATPLIGAGVSHFTGIEPDIVLFTIILAIATTIFAISSYTGLKKGIKMLSNLNLWLSFFLLGFVFIVGPTVFLSKSMVNSIGLLTDNFFRMSMWAEPFKDLGPFERTGFPEDWTIFYWAWWLVYAPFVGLFVARISRGRTIREMVVGTLVYGTVGCLLFFGILGNYGLYLELSGQYSVIETMNNVSTEAAIIGTIAQLPLSPILVTTFVVLALVFLATTFDSGSYILASVTQKEIDDEPLRWNRMFWAIILATPSIILMYLGGLETLQTASIVGGFPLIFIMAMLAVSFKRAVKADMPKTFGTKYYIYPDESE; encoded by the coding sequence ATGAACAACAAGAATTTAATTGATTGGCCAACATTTATTGGAGCATTAGCTATTTTAATATTAGTAGCTGTACCACTAATTGCTGTTCCTGAGTTTGGAGACATGGCCGTATCAGCTGCTAATACCTTTGTTACTTATAACTTCGGGGTCCTATATTTAATCATAGGAATGGTTCTCTTTATCTTCCTAATTACAATTGCATTTAGCCAATATGGTCGAATTGTCCTTGGAAAAAAAGGGGCAGAACCTGAATTTAATACTTTAACATGGGCAGCAATGCTATTTGCTGCAGGGATTGGTTCGAGTGTCCTTTATTGGGGAACGATCGAGTGGGCATTTTACTATCAATGGCCACCATTTGGTGTAGAACCTGGGACAAGAGAAGCGATCCAATGGGCTGTTACATATGGAATATTTCACTGGGGGCCAATTGCGTGGGCGATTTACTGCTTACCTGCATTACCCATCTCCTACTTTTTTTACGTAAGAAAACGACCTGTTTTAAAGGTGAGCGAAGCCTGTAGACCTGTTCTAAAAAAATATGCAGATGGCCCAGTTGGAACCATTGTAGATGTCTTATTCATGTTTGGATTATTAGGGGGTGCTGGGACAACAATGGCGCTTGCGACACCTTTAATAGGTGCAGGCGTTAGTCATTTTACAGGAATTGAACCAGACATCGTATTATTTACAATTATCTTGGCAATCGCAACAACGATTTTTGCTATAAGCTCTTATACTGGGCTTAAAAAGGGAATTAAAATGTTAAGTAATTTAAACTTGTGGCTATCCTTTTTCTTGTTAGGTTTCGTATTTATCGTTGGACCTACTGTTTTCTTAAGTAAGTCCATGGTAAATAGTATAGGGCTCTTAACTGATAACTTCTTTCGTATGAGCATGTGGGCTGAGCCTTTTAAAGATTTAGGTCCTTTCGAACGAACAGGCTTCCCAGAAGACTGGACTATTTTTTATTGGGCTTGGTGGCTTGTATATGCTCCATTTGTAGGTTTATTTGTTGCACGTATTTCTCGTGGTAGAACAATTCGAGAGATGGTTGTTGGGACCCTTGTTTATGGCACTGTCGGTTGCTTACTTTTCTTTGGAATCCTCGGTAATTACGGACTATATCTTGAACTAAGCGGACAATACTCTGTAATAGAAACGATGAATAATGTTAGTACAGAAGCAGCAATTATTGGCACAATTGCACAACTACCTTTAAGCCCTATCCTTGTTACAACCTTTGTTGTGTTAGCGCTTGTCTTTCTTGCAACAACGTTTGATTCTGGATCATACATTTTAGCTTCTGTTACTCAAAAAGAAATTGACGATGAACCACTTCGCTGGAACCGAATGTTCTGGGCTATTATTTTAGCAACACCGTCGATTATTCTTATGTACTTAGGCGGGCTTGAAACATTACAAACTGCCAGTATAGTTGGTGGATTTCCACTCATTTTTATAATGGCTATGCTTGCCGTTTCCTTTAAACGTGCCGTTAAAGCAGATATGCCAAAAACATTTGGAACGAAATATTATATCTACCCCGATGAAAGTGAATAA
- a CDS encoding YbaB/EbfC family nucleoid-associated protein translates to MKNMGNMMKQMQKMQKEMTKAQEQLKEETIEATAGGGMVKVVANGEKKILDIEINEEAVDPDDVEMLQDLVLAATNEALTKVDELVNERMGKFTKGMNIPGMF, encoded by the coding sequence ATGAAAAATATGGGTAACATGATGAAGCAAATGCAGAAGATGCAAAAAGAAATGACAAAAGCACAAGAGCAGTTGAAGGAAGAAACGATTGAAGCGACAGCTGGCGGTGGAATGGTTAAAGTAGTAGCAAACGGTGAAAAGAAGATTTTAGATATTGAGATTAATGAAGAAGCAGTTGATCCAGATGATGTAGAAATGCTTCAAGATCTTGTTTTAGCAGCTACAAATGAAGCTTTAACGAAAGTTGATGAATTAGTAAACGAAAGAATGGGTAAATTCACAAAAGGAATGAACATTCCAGGAATGTTTTAA
- a CDS encoding sigma factor G inhibitor Gin codes for MESMLDKKKQEHSQECLICKEEKQKGIHLLTYFICKNCEKNVVESVAEDDDYQHYVEQLRKVRDQLIPINSRRLH; via the coding sequence ATGGAGAGTATGTTAGACAAAAAGAAACAGGAGCATTCACAAGAATGCTTGATTTGTAAAGAGGAAAAACAGAAAGGAATTCATTTATTAACCTACTTTATTTGTAAAAACTGTGAGAAAAATGTTGTTGAAAGTGTTGCAGAGGATGATGATTATCAACATTATGTTGAACAACTGAGGAAGGTAAGAGACCAACTAATTCCTATAAACAGTAGACGATTACATTAA
- the dnaX gene encoding DNA polymerase III subunit gamma/tau → MSYQALYRVWRPATLKDVVGQEHITKTLKNALIQQKLSHAYLFTGPRGTGKTSAAKIIAKAINCEKAPVDEPCNECTACKGIQDGSIVDVMEIDAASNNGVDEIRDIRDKVKFAPSAVRYKVYIIDEVHMLSTGAFNALLKTLEEPPKHVIFILATTEPHKIPLTIISRCQRFDFKRITAQSMITRMEEIIEASHISVQEEALAMIARASEGGMRDALSILDQAISYADEEVTLQDVLSITGAVSHQLLYDVANALKDSDVGTGLKAIDTIVREGKDPSRFIEDIIFLYRDILMYKAAPQLEESIQRVSADDQFKQLADSLDKDWIYDVMERLNKFQQEMKWTNHPKVFLEMFIVQSCHTQPNTSPANEEAIDQSETIQALERRIKQLEMKLQNAPNTATQESEEPAAQRSRPKPRPVQASGKSRVQIGRVKEMLKLATKQHLQMVHSRWGQVMEEVKKRSVPASAWLNDCKPVACSENDCVLAFKNEMHRDMIDNKFRQIIEEVLSSVLQRPLSFVALLSVHWEETKESFVKEQKSSDPGEEGSESNQEDPVVDEAVKLLGEDLVEIKE, encoded by the coding sequence ATGAGCTATCAAGCGCTTTATCGGGTATGGAGACCTGCAACGTTAAAAGATGTCGTCGGACAGGAGCACATCACCAAAACGCTAAAAAATGCATTAATTCAACAAAAGCTCTCCCATGCCTATTTATTTACGGGTCCAAGGGGAACAGGGAAGACAAGTGCTGCAAAGATTATTGCAAAAGCGATTAACTGTGAAAAGGCACCTGTCGACGAACCTTGTAATGAGTGTACTGCATGTAAAGGAATCCAAGACGGTTCCATTGTTGATGTCATGGAAATTGACGCGGCTAGTAATAATGGGGTTGATGAAATTCGTGACATACGAGACAAAGTCAAATTTGCCCCAAGTGCTGTTCGTTATAAGGTTTATATCATTGATGAAGTGCATATGCTCTCTACAGGTGCATTTAATGCCCTTCTTAAAACATTAGAAGAACCTCCGAAGCATGTGATCTTTATTTTAGCAACAACTGAACCTCATAAAATTCCGTTAACCATTATTTCTCGTTGTCAACGATTTGATTTCAAGCGAATTACTGCGCAATCAATGATAACAAGGATGGAAGAAATTATTGAAGCTTCACACATATCAGTACAAGAGGAAGCTTTAGCAATGATTGCAAGAGCTTCTGAAGGTGGAATGCGTGACGCGTTAAGTATATTAGATCAAGCGATATCGTATGCTGATGAAGAAGTGACCCTTCAAGATGTATTGTCTATTACTGGGGCTGTCTCCCATCAATTATTGTATGATGTTGCTAATGCTTTAAAAGATAGTGATGTTGGAACAGGTCTTAAAGCGATCGATACAATTGTACGTGAAGGAAAGGATCCGAGCAGGTTTATTGAAGACATCATTTTCTTATATAGAGATATTTTAATGTATAAAGCTGCACCTCAACTTGAAGAATCTATCCAGCGGGTATCAGCAGATGATCAGTTTAAGCAATTAGCTGATTCCCTTGATAAAGACTGGATTTACGATGTGATGGAACGGCTCAATAAGTTTCAACAAGAAATGAAGTGGACGAATCATCCAAAAGTTTTTCTTGAAATGTTTATCGTCCAATCCTGCCATACTCAACCTAATACTAGTCCAGCAAATGAAGAAGCAATTGATCAAAGTGAAACAATCCAAGCTCTTGAACGCAGAATTAAACAGCTTGAAATGAAGTTACAAAATGCTCCAAATACGGCTACCCAAGAAAGTGAAGAACCAGCAGCACAACGATCGCGTCCAAAGCCGCGCCCTGTCCAAGCAAGCGGTAAAAGTCGTGTGCAAATTGGACGAGTCAAGGAAATGTTGAAGTTAGCGACAAAGCAACACTTACAAATGGTTCATAGTCGATGGGGGCAAGTAATGGAAGAAGTGAAAAAAAGAAGTGTTCCAGCCTCAGCTTGGTTGAATGATTGTAAACCTGTTGCTTGTTCAGAAAACGATTGCGTACTAGCGTTTAAAAACGAAATGCACCGTGATATGATAGATAATAAATTCAGGCAAATCATCGAAGAAGTATTATCAAGTGTATTACAGCGCCCACTATCATTTGTTGCTTTACTATCTGTTCATTGGGAAGAAACAAAAGAGTCGTTTGTTAAAGAACAAAAAAGCTCAGATCCTGGAGAAGAAGGAAGCGAAAGTAACCAAGAGGACCCTGTAGTCGATGAAGCAGTAAAGCTTTTAGGTGAAGATTTAGTTGAAATAAAAGAGTAA
- the recR gene encoding recombination mediator RecR yields MQYPQPISKLIEGFMRLPGVGPKTAARLAFHVLDMKEDDVLDFAKALVNAKRQLTYCSVCHHITDTDPCRICDDKSRDASVVCVVQDAKDVIAMEKMKEYSGLYHVLHGAISPVDGIGPEDIHIPDLLKRLQDETVKEVIIATNPNIEGEATAMYISRLIKPTGMKVTRIAHGLPVGGDLEYADEVTLSKAIEGRREL; encoded by the coding sequence ATGCAATATCCTCAGCCAATATCAAAATTAATTGAAGGCTTTATGCGTTTACCTGGTGTCGGTCCGAAGACAGCAGCTCGTTTAGCATTTCACGTCTTAGATATGAAAGAAGATGATGTGCTAGACTTTGCCAAAGCACTAGTAAACGCAAAACGTCAACTAACATATTGCTCTGTTTGTCATCATATTACAGATACTGATCCTTGCCGAATATGTGATGATAAATCACGAGATGCGTCGGTGGTCTGTGTTGTCCAAGATGCAAAAGATGTTATTGCGATGGAAAAAATGAAAGAATACTCAGGTCTTTATCACGTTTTACACGGAGCGATTTCACCAGTTGATGGTATCGGTCCTGAAGATATTCATATTCCAGACTTATTAAAACGTCTCCAAGATGAAACAGTCAAAGAAGTGATCATTGCAACAAATCCTAATATTGAAGGAGAAGCAACTGCAATGTATATTTCTCGCCTTATTAAACCAACAGGGATGAAAGTAACAAGAATTGCTCACGGTTTACCTGTAGGTGGGGACTTAGAATATGCCGATGAAGTGACTTTATCAAAGGCAATAGAAGGACGAAGAGAGCTATAA
- the opp4B gene encoding oligopeptide ABC transporter permease, with protein MLLYTLRRILIMIPILIMISIVVFALALAMPGDALSGQIDPANTDPAYIEEQRERLGLNDPVHVQYGRWAVGILQWDFGRSFNHRMPVTELIGQRLPNTILLSIMSLIITYILAFFMGRYAGRHPYTIGDYGIQGLNYLMLAIPSFVAAIFAIFLFVFQLGWFPATGSVGSGVEPGTMEYWISKLRHTALPALVLGMLTTASYTQFLRNDIIESSQKDYVRTARAKGTPEGHIYNKHILRNSVIPIITLFGFDIASIIGGSVIIETIFTYPGIGELLISSISNRDSSVVIAITLMLSIATLVGNLIADLVYGVVDPRIRVE; from the coding sequence ATGTTACTTTACACGTTACGCCGGATACTCATCATGATTCCAATTTTGATCATGATCTCCATTGTGGTATTCGCCCTGGCATTAGCGATGCCAGGGGATGCCCTTTCCGGGCAAATCGACCCTGCCAATACAGATCCTGCTTATATTGAAGAACAAAGAGAACGTCTCGGCTTAAATGACCCAGTCCATGTTCAATATGGGCGTTGGGCTGTAGGGATTTTACAGTGGGATTTTGGCCGTTCATTCAATCATAGAATGCCAGTAACAGAATTAATAGGTCAACGACTACCGAACACAATCCTACTTTCGATAATGTCGTTAATTATCACTTATATACTGGCGTTTTTCATGGGTAGATATGCTGGTCGACACCCTTATACTATTGGAGATTATGGAATTCAAGGACTAAACTATTTAATGCTAGCGATTCCAAGTTTTGTTGCAGCAATCTTTGCGATTTTCCTTTTTGTTTTTCAATTGGGTTGGTTCCCTGCAACAGGTAGTGTAGGTTCGGGTGTGGAGCCTGGAACAATGGAATATTGGATAAGTAAATTGAGACACACAGCATTACCAGCTTTAGTTTTGGGGATGCTGACAACTGCCAGTTATACTCAGTTTTTACGTAATGATATTATTGAAAGTTCACAAAAGGATTATGTTCGTACTGCAAGAGCAAAGGGGACACCAGAAGGTCATATTTACAATAAACATATTTTAAGAAACTCAGTCATCCCAATTATTACATTGTTCGGATTTGATATTGCCAGTATTATTGGTGGATCCGTTATTATTGAGACAATTTTCACTTATCCAGGTATTGGTGAACTTCTGATTAGTTCGATTAGTAATCGTGACTCATCAGTAGTAATCGCTATTACTCTAATGCTTTCTATTGCAACACTAGTAGGGAACTTAATTGCTGACCTTGTCTATGGTGTTGTTGATCCAAGGATAAGGGTAGAATAG
- the tadA gene encoding tRNA adenosine(34) deaminase TadA: MKAKWEIDDEYYMNEAILEAEKAETLGEVPIGAIIVKDRDIIARGHNLREQNQQTTAHAEMVAIESACRTVDSWRLDDCTLYVTLEPCPMCAGAIVQSRMQRVVYGASDKKAGCCGTLMNLLDEPRFNHQVPITSGVLEEVSSSMLKSFFKKLREKKKTNDNK, translated from the coding sequence ATGAAAGCAAAATGGGAAATTGATGATGAATACTATATGAATGAAGCAATATTGGAAGCTGAGAAAGCAGAAACTCTCGGTGAGGTTCCTATTGGAGCAATAATTGTAAAAGATCGAGATATCATCGCTCGTGGCCATAACTTACGAGAACAAAATCAGCAAACGACTGCACATGCGGAAATGGTCGCTATTGAAAGTGCTTGTCGTACAGTTGACAGTTGGCGTTTAGATGACTGCACGTTATATGTCACACTTGAACCTTGTCCAATGTGTGCAGGAGCAATTGTGCAGTCACGTATGCAACGAGTCGTTTACGGGGCAAGTGACAAAAAAGCAGGTTGTTGCGGTACGCTTATGAACCTCTTAGATGAACCACGCTTTAATCACCAAGTACCAATTACAAGTGGTGTATTAGAAGAAGTCTCATCTTCAATGCTTAAGTCATTTTTTAAAAAACTTCGTGAAAAGAAGAAAACGAACGATAATAAATAA
- a CDS encoding DUF2243 domain-containing protein, whose protein sequence is MKRWIAFLVGVLFVDFFFHSGHSFAFGFKAETLIERLSALLFVLVITLFFYYICYKFFARSFFNGVIFASGFFASFDIIVVHWIFQLHRLTYGPEALIIEVLLVLVGVAMIIYAMMQEKREWKSV, encoded by the coding sequence TTGAAAAGATGGATTGCTTTCTTAGTAGGGGTATTATTCGTAGATTTCTTTTTTCATAGTGGCCATAGTTTTGCTTTCGGGTTTAAAGCTGAAACGTTGATTGAGAGGTTAAGTGCACTATTGTTCGTGTTGGTGATTACTTTATTCTTTTATTATATTTGTTACAAGTTCTTTGCGAGATCTTTTTTTAATGGCGTTATTTTTGCCTCAGGTTTTTTTGCAAGTTTCGATATCATCGTTGTTCACTGGATTTTTCAGTTACATAGACTTACCTATGGACCAGAAGCATTGATTATTGAAGTACTCCTCGTTTTAGTGGGGGTTGCTATGATTATCTATGCTATGATGCAAGAAAAAAGAGAGTGGAAATCGGTATAA
- a CDS encoding YaaL family protein — protein sequence MFFRKKGKLRKHEDHQLLILLDKIKKKSDQQHSLISGSIGYHREIEYLAKIEKAKYLFLLKEARCRKTQLK from the coding sequence ATGTTCTTTCGTAAAAAAGGTAAACTAAGAAAACATGAGGATCATCAGCTCCTCATATTATTGGATAAAATAAAGAAAAAGTCCGACCAACAACACTCTCTTATAAGTGGAAGTATAGGTTACCATCGAGAGATTGAGTACCTTGCAAAAATAGAAAAAGCTAAGTATTTATTTTTGCTTAAGGAAGCAAGGTGCCGAAAAACTCAATTAAAGTAA
- a CDS encoding YycC family protein — translation MRPNQISLETAKMISEKLKMPLEHVMHTPPHILMEKLKQVEESEGENSSEGENDSPEK, via the coding sequence ATGAGGCCAAATCAAATATCGCTAGAGACTGCAAAGATGATTTCAGAAAAGTTAAAAATGCCGTTAGAGCATGTGATGCACACACCACCACATATTTTAATGGAAAAGCTAAAACAGGTTGAAGAAAGTGAAGGTGAGAACTCTTCTGAAGGTGAAAATGACTCACCTGAGAAGTAG
- a CDS encoding pro-sigmaK processing inhibitor BofA family protein, translating to MEPVLVISLLGSLIFLLLILGAPMKPLRWIGQGAVRLLIGALLLFFLNAFGTLLGYSLPINLFTAAVSGFLGVPGIVALIFADVLLIP from the coding sequence ATGGAACCCGTACTTGTTATTTCATTATTAGGTTCCCTCATTTTTTTACTATTAATTTTAGGTGCGCCAATGAAACCGTTACGTTGGATAGGACAAGGGGCAGTACGGTTATTAATTGGGGCTCTCCTACTTTTTTTTCTGAATGCATTTGGAACATTGTTGGGGTATAGCTTACCGATTAACCTATTTACAGCTGCAGTATCTGGATTTTTAGGCGTACCTGGTATCGTAGCGTTAATTTTTGCTGATGTGCTCTTAATTCCATAA